A genomic window from Oceanobacillus timonensis includes:
- a CDS encoding YdcP family protein, giving the protein MELKYVIPNMEQTFGNLEYAGEGKVEQRRINGRMTTLSRSYNLYSDVQRADDIEVILPNEAGEKFFEHEEKVKLVNARITAEGYKIGDRGFTNYKLHADDLVKA; this is encoded by the coding sequence ATGGAACTAAAATATGTGATACCGAACATGGAACAAACTTTTGGAAACTTAGAATATGCAGGCGAAGGAAAAGTGGAACAACGCCGAATTAATGGACGAATGACAACTCTATCTCGCAGTTATAATCTCTATTCCGACGTTCAACGGGCAGATGATATTGAAGTCATCCTTCCTAATGAAGCTGGGGAAAAATTCTTTGAACATGAGGAAAAAGTAAAATTAGTCAATGCACGTATTACCGCAGAGGGCTATAAAATTGGGGATCGTGGTTTTACAAATTATAAATTACATGCTGACGATTTAGTCAAAGCATAA
- a CDS encoding ArsR/SmtB family transcription factor: MVKKDMCEVYCYDEEKVNRIQDELQKEDFSRVSKLFKVLADENRTKISYALCIDSELCVCDIANIIGSSVATASHHLRSLHKQSIVKYRKEGKLAFYSLDDEHIKQLISITLVHQKEEKANA, from the coding sequence TTGGTAAAAAAAGACATGTGTGAAGTTTATTGTTATGACGAGGAAAAAGTCAATCGTATACAAGACGAATTACAAAAAGAAGATTTTTCTCGTGTTTCTAAATTATTCAAAGTGCTTGCTGATGAAAATAGAACAAAAATTTCTTATGCCTTATGTATAGATTCTGAGTTGTGTGTATGTGATATTGCCAATATCATTGGTTCTTCTGTGGCAACTGCCTCTCACCACTTACGTTCACTTCATAAACAAAGCATTGTGAAGTACCGTAAAGAAGGAAAACTTGCTTTTTATTCATTAGATGATGAGCATATTAAGCAATTGATTTCTATTACATTGGTTCATCAGAAAGAGGAAAAAGCAAATGCCTGA
- a CDS encoding YdcP family protein, protein MRLAQGIIIDKEKTFGLLKFSALRREVFLQNEDGTVSSEVKERTYDLKSREQGRMIQVSIPASIPLKEFDYNAEVEMVNPVADTVANATFRGADVDWFIKAEDLVLKGQQKPPQKPKKEPAEDEK, encoded by the coding sequence ATGAGATTAGCGCAGGGCATTATTATTGATAAAGAAAAAACATTTGGATTGTTAAAGTTTTCTGCATTACGACGGGAAGTTTTTCTTCAAAATGAAGATGGTACGGTATCTTCCGAAGTTAAGGAGCGCACTTATGATTTAAAATCCAGAGAACAAGGACGGATGATTCAAGTAAGTATTCCTGCTTCTATTCCACTAAAAGAGTTTGATTATAATGCGGAAGTGGAAATGGTTAATCCCGTTGCTGATACGGTAGCAAATGCTACTTTTCGTGGTGCGGATGTAGATTGGTTTATTAAAGCAGAGGATTTAGTATTAAAAGGACAACAAAAGCCTCCCCAAAAGCCGAAAAAAGAGCCAGCGGAAGATGAAAAATAG
- a CDS encoding ATP-binding protein, which yields MGYPIKYIENNLVFNHDGECFAYFELLPYNYSFLSKDEKIQVHEHFRQLVAQNQDGKIHALQISTENSIRSVQEKSKEQVTGRLKEVAYERIDDQTEALVSMIGEHQVDYRFFIGFKLLLNEEEVSVKAMGQSMKNSLSSFMRDVNHHLMGDFVSMPNSEVARFLKMEQLLQNKISNRFNVRPLTKDDMGYIIEHLHGQSGIAFDDYNYPLTIEKGETETWIKQFDLIMPSRCLITENQRYLKLEQEETTTYAAYFTINSIVGDLEFPSDEIFYYQQQQFDFPIDTSMHVEIMTNKKALTTVRNKKKELKDLDNHATESDNETGNNVVEALDQVNELEDVLDQTKESMYKLSYVIRVSASTLDELKQRCNEVKDFYDDLNVKLVRPFGDMLGLHGEFIPGSKHYINDYVQYVTSDFLAGLGFGATQMLGETEGIYFGYNLDTGRNVYLNPSLASQGVKGSVTNALASAFLGSLGGGKSFSNNLLVYYAVLFGGQALVVDPKGERGGWKEGLPDISDEINIVNLTSEEANQGLLDPFVIMKNKKDSESLAIDILTFLTGISSRDGDKFPVLRKAIRAVGQEEDRGLMLVIHELRSDPNPLASTIADHIESFTDYDFAHLLFSDGTVQNSISLEKQLNIIQVADLVLPDAETSFEEYTTMELLSVAMLIIISTFALDFIHSDRTIFKIVDLDEAWSFLQVAQGKTLSNKLVRAGRAMNAGVYFVTQNAGDLTDEKLKNNIGVKFAFRSRDINEIKKTLDFFGVDSEDETNQRRLKELENGQCLMQDLYGRVGIIQVHPVFEDLFEAFDTRPPVIERQ from the coding sequence ATGGGCTATCCGATTAAATATATTGAAAACAATCTCGTCTTTAACCATGACGGAGAATGCTTTGCATACTTTGAGTTGCTGCCATATAATTATTCTTTTTTGTCTAAAGACGAAAAAATACAGGTGCATGAACATTTTCGACAGTTAGTCGCACAGAATCAAGACGGGAAAATTCATGCATTGCAGATTAGTACGGAAAACAGTATACGTTCTGTACAAGAAAAAAGTAAAGAACAAGTTACTGGAAGATTAAAAGAAGTTGCTTATGAACGAATTGATGATCAAACAGAAGCACTTGTATCCATGATTGGTGAACATCAGGTAGATTATCGTTTCTTTATCGGCTTTAAACTATTGTTGAATGAGGAAGAAGTCAGTGTGAAAGCAATGGGACAATCCATGAAAAATTCTCTTTCTAGCTTCATGCGTGATGTCAATCATCATCTTATGGGAGATTTTGTTTCCATGCCAAATAGTGAAGTCGCTCGATTCTTAAAGATGGAACAGTTATTACAAAATAAAATTTCCAACCGTTTTAATGTCCGACCGTTAACGAAAGACGATATGGGTTATATCATTGAACATCTTCATGGACAATCAGGAATTGCTTTTGATGATTACAACTATCCTCTTACGATTGAAAAAGGCGAAACGGAAACATGGATAAAACAATTTGATTTAATTATGCCAAGTCGTTGTTTAATTACGGAAAATCAGCGTTATTTAAAACTAGAGCAAGAAGAAACAACAACTTATGCAGCCTACTTTACCATTAATTCGATTGTTGGTGACTTAGAGTTTCCATCAGATGAAATCTTTTATTATCAGCAACAACAATTTGATTTTCCGATTGATACCTCTATGCACGTAGAGATAATGACGAATAAAAAAGCACTCACAACGGTACGAAATAAGAAAAAGGAATTAAAAGACTTAGATAATCATGCAACGGAATCCGATAATGAAACAGGAAACAATGTGGTGGAAGCCTTAGACCAAGTGAATGAGTTAGAAGATGTCCTCGATCAAACGAAGGAATCTATGTATAAATTAAGCTATGTCATTCGGGTTTCTGCATCTACATTGGATGAATTGAAACAGCGATGTAATGAAGTCAAAGACTTTTACGATGACTTGAATGTAAAACTCGTTCGCCCATTCGGGGACATGCTAGGTTTACATGGTGAATTTATTCCCGGCAGCAAACATTATATTAATGATTATGTGCAGTATGTAACCTCTGACTTTTTAGCTGGACTTGGGTTTGGTGCAACACAAATGCTGGGTGAAACCGAAGGCATTTATTTTGGTTATAACTTAGACACTGGAAGAAATGTTTATTTGAATCCAAGCCTAGCAAGTCAAGGAGTAAAAGGCTCTGTCACCAACGCTTTAGCATCTGCCTTCTTAGGTTCGCTTGGTGGTGGCAAGTCCTTCTCGAATAACCTACTTGTTTATTATGCAGTCCTTTTTGGCGGTCAGGCATTGGTGGTCGATCCTAAAGGGGAACGTGGAGGCTGGAAAGAAGGTTTACCGGATATTTCCGACGAGATTAATATTGTTAATTTAACAAGTGAAGAAGCCAACCAAGGACTGTTAGATCCGTTTGTTATTATGAAAAACAAAAAGGATTCAGAAAGTCTTGCGATTGATATTCTCACCTTTCTTACTGGTATCTCTAGTCGGGATGGTGACAAGTTCCCTGTTTTACGAAAAGCAATTCGTGCGGTTGGTCAAGAAGAAGATCGAGGGTTAATGCTGGTGATTCACGAATTACGAAGTGACCCTAACCCGTTAGCTTCGACTATTGCGGATCATATTGAAAGTTTTACCGATTATGATTTTGCCCATCTTCTGTTTTCAGATGGAACGGTACAAAATTCTATCAGTTTGGAAAAACAATTAAATATTATCCAAGTAGCAGATTTAGTTCTTCCAGACGCAGAAACAAGCTTTGAAGAATATACGACCATGGAGCTATTGAGTGTCGCCATGCTAATTATCATTTCCACTTTTGCTTTGGATTTTATTCACTCTGACCGCACTATTTTTAAGATTGTAGACCTTGATGAAGCTTGGTCCTTTTTACAAGTAGCACAGGGTAAAACACTCTCTAATAAACTGGTACGAGCTGGTCGTGCTATGAATGCTGGCGTTTATTTTGTAACGCAGAACGCAGGAGATTTAACGGACGAAAAGTTAAAGAATAATATCGGTGTGAAATTTGCCTTTCGTTCCCGGGATATCAATGAAATCAAAAAAACGCTGGATTTTTTCGGTGTCGATTCGGAAGATGAAACCAATCAAAGGCGATTGAAAGAATTAGAAAATGGACAATGCCTCATGCAAGATTTATATGGAAGGGTTGGGATTATACAAGTTCACCCTGTCTTTGAAGATTTATTTGAAGCGTTCGACACTCGCCCACCTGTCATAGAAAGGCAGTGA
- a CDS encoding antirestriction protein ArdA, with the protein MEMQVYIANLGKYNEGELVGAWFSPPIDMETVKETIGLNDEYEEYAIHDFELPFDIGEYTPIEEINRLCAMVEEIEGTPLYDALSEIQGYWFDSLEELLEHQDDIIYYPDCDDMEDVARYLVEETGMLGEVPTNLQNYIDYQAFGRDIEMDGNFLVSSHGIFEYPQ; encoded by the coding sequence ATGGAAATGCAAGTTTATATAGCGAACCTTGGAAAATATAATGAAGGTGAATTGGTGGGTGCTTGGTTCTCCCCTCCAATTGATATGGAAACTGTGAAAGAAACAATTGGCTTAAATGATGAATATGAGGAATATGCTATCCATGATTTTGAGCTCCCTTTCGATATTGGAGAATATACACCAATCGAAGAAATCAATCGTTTATGCGCTATGGTAGAAGAAATTGAAGGTACGCCTTTATATGATGCTCTTTCAGAAATACAAGGATATTGGTTTGACAGTTTAGAAGAATTACTCGAACATCAGGATGATATTATTTATTATCCAGACTGTGACGACATGGAGGATGTTGCAAGGTATTTGGTTGAAGAAACAGGAATGCTCGGAGAAGTGCCTACTAATTTGCAAAACTATATTGATTATCAAGCATTTGGACGAGACATTGAAATGGATGGCAATTTTCTTGTATCTTCACATGGTATATTTGAATATCCACAATAA
- a CDS encoding conjugal transfer protein: MKKLKSYTRIWSVEKVIYAINDFRLPFPVTFSQMTWFVLSLLVVILLGNLPPLSLIDGALLKYVGVPVGLTWFMSKKSFDGKKPYGFLKSVITYFFRPKVTYGGKAVKLQKQMMNETITAVKGEMYGLSD, translated from the coding sequence TTGAAAAAATTAAAGAGCTACACTCGGATTTGGTCAGTTGAAAAAGTGATATATGCCATTAATGATTTCCGCTTACCTTTTCCAGTCACGTTTAGTCAAATGACGTGGTTTGTGCTTTCCCTCTTGGTAGTCATATTACTTGGAAATCTTCCACCACTCTCATTGATTGATGGAGCCTTGTTAAAATATGTCGGAGTTCCTGTTGGACTGACATGGTTTATGAGTAAGAAAAGTTTTGATGGTAAAAAGCCTTATGGCTTTCTTAAATCAGTTATCACCTACTTTTTCCGCCCCAAAGTAACTTATGGAGGAAAAGCCGTCAAACTTCAAAAGCAAATGATGAATGAAACGATAACTGCGGTAAAGGGTGAAATGTATGGGCTATCCGATTAA
- the mobT gene encoding MobT family relaxase, translating into MNQLPWYQVLKEKRLEYGISQNKLATYAGISRPYISEIETGKVNPTETLKATLFDILEQFNPEAPIEILFDYVRIRFLTTDPVYVIEDIMQLKMDYMLHEEYAFYSYIEQYVFGDVVVMVSPDEDKGCLLELKGNGCRQFENFLLAQQRTWYDFFMHVFKTGGVFKRIDLAINDKTGILDVPFLTDKCRQEECISVFRSFKSYRSGDLVQGEDKPDMGNTLYIGSLKSDVYFCLYEKDYEQFIKYGTSLANTDVKNRLEIRLKNDRAYHAIVDLMTYEDTGRTAFSIINRYIRFVDKDENKRRSSWKVNPSWQRFLDLGENRKISLTTKPEPYTFDKTLRWLARQVAPTWKLATKLDEINQTTIIKDMLNQAKLTERHQKLLMQQAIKTDDVIHSSKDEI; encoded by the coding sequence ATGAATCAATTACCTTGGTATCAGGTTTTAAAAGAAAAACGGTTAGAGTACGGCATATCACAAAATAAACTCGCCACTTATGCTGGTATTTCAAGACCGTATATTAGTGAAATCGAGACAGGAAAAGTGAATCCCACAGAAACGCTTAAAGCAACGTTGTTTGATATTCTGGAACAGTTTAATCCAGAAGCACCCATTGAAATCTTATTTGATTATGTGCGAATTCGTTTTTTAACCACAGACCCTGTTTATGTGATTGAAGACATCATGCAATTAAAAATGGACTACATGCTGCATGAAGAATATGCCTTTTATTCTTATATTGAACAATACGTTTTTGGAGATGTTGTGGTCATGGTTTCGCCGGATGAAGATAAAGGCTGTTTACTTGAATTGAAAGGTAACGGATGCCGCCAGTTTGAAAATTTTCTATTAGCCCAACAACGAACATGGTATGACTTCTTTATGCATGTTTTCAAGACGGGCGGTGTGTTTAAGCGAATTGACTTAGCGATAAACGATAAAACAGGCATATTGGATGTTCCCTTCCTTACAGATAAATGTCGTCAGGAAGAATGTATCTCTGTATTTCGCAGCTTTAAGAGTTATCGCTCTGGTGATTTAGTGCAAGGAGAAGATAAACCAGATATGGGAAACACGTTATATATTGGCTCATTAAAAAGTGATGTTTATTTTTGTCTCTATGAGAAGGATTATGAACAATTTATAAAATATGGAACATCACTGGCAAATACGGATGTGAAAAACCGCTTAGAAATTCGGTTGAAAAACGATCGTGCGTATCATGCGATTGTAGATTTAATGACGTATGAGGATACTGGTCGGACCGCTTTTTCGATAATCAATCGCTATATTCGTTTTGTAGATAAGGATGAAAACAAACGTCGCAGCAGTTGGAAAGTGAATCCATCGTGGCAGCGTTTTTTGGATTTAGGAGAAAATCGAAAAATATCTTTAACAACGAAACCTGAACCCTATACGTTTGATAAAACATTACGGTGGTTAGCCCGTCAAGTTGCACCCACATGGAAACTGGCAACAAAACTTGATGAAATCAATCAAACAACCATCATTAAAGATATGTTGAATCAAGCTAAATTAACGGAACGTCATCAAAAATTGCTTATGCAACAAGCAATAAAGACAGATGATGTCATTCACTCCTCAAAAGATGAAATATAG
- a CDS encoding heavy metal translocating P-type ATPase, with translation MPESLTKEEMKAYRVQGFSCVSCAKTFENNVKKLQGVENAEVNFGASKIYVKGQTTIEELEKAGSFENLKVQDEKEQKVEHEPFWKQKENIKVYISAVLLLASWILGKQLGEEHFLPTIGYAVSILVGGYSLFIKGFRNLIRLQFDMNTLMTIAIIGAAIIGEWVEGATVVILFAISEALERYSMDKARQSIESLMDIAPKEALIRRGNQEISIHVDDVQIGDIMIVKPGQKLAMDGTVIQGMSTLNQAAITGESVPVTKTVEDEVFAGTLNEEGLLEVSVTKRVEDTTLSKIIHLVEAAQAERAPSQAFVDKFAKYYTPAIVILAALIAIIPPLAGSGDWSTWIYQGLAVLVVGCPCALVVSTPVAVVTAIGNAAKNGVLIKGGVYLEETGNLKAIALDKTGTLTKGVPAVTDIVTYARNEDELMIITAAIEKGSQHPLASAIIKKVEAKGLHYNDVFMEEFQSITGKGVKAKINNEVYYVGSPSLFEELHNQIKNNQKEKITDLQTAGKTVMVLGTETEILAFIAVADEIRESSKEVISQLNHLGVDTVMLTGDNQRTAYAIGQQIGVADIEADLLPEDKLTFIKKLRGKHHVAMVGDGVNDAPALAASTVGVAMGGAGTDTALETADIALMSDDLNKLPYTVQLSRKALNIIKQNITFSLGIKAVALLLVVPGWLTLWIAIFADMGATLLVTLNSLRLLRIKKHHVMK, from the coding sequence ATGCCTGAATCACTCACAAAAGAAGAAATGAAGGCTTATCGTGTACAGGGATTTAGTTGTGTAAGCTGTGCAAAAACTTTTGAAAATAACGTCAAGAAATTACAAGGGGTGGAAAACGCCGAAGTAAATTTTGGTGCTTCAAAAATTTATGTTAAAGGGCAAACAACCATTGAGGAATTAGAAAAAGCAGGATCGTTTGAAAATTTAAAGGTGCAAGATGAAAAAGAACAAAAGGTGGAACATGAACCTTTTTGGAAACAAAAAGAAAATATAAAGGTCTATATTTCAGCTGTATTACTTTTAGCCAGTTGGATTTTAGGAAAACAATTAGGGGAAGAACATTTCCTTCCAACGATTGGATATGCAGTGTCTATTTTAGTTGGCGGATACAGCCTCTTTATTAAAGGGTTTAGAAATCTAATTAGATTACAATTTGATATGAATACACTTATGACCATTGCGATTATTGGTGCAGCTATTATTGGCGAATGGGTGGAAGGGGCGACAGTTGTTATCCTATTTGCTATTAGTGAAGCGTTGGAACGTTACTCCATGGATAAAGCCCGTCAATCCATCGAATCATTAATGGATATTGCACCGAAAGAAGCGTTAATTCGACGGGGAAATCAAGAAATCAGTATCCATGTAGATGATGTTCAAATTGGCGATATTATGATCGTAAAGCCTGGTCAGAAATTAGCGATGGATGGAACTGTTATTCAAGGAATGTCTACCTTAAATCAGGCTGCTATTACAGGTGAAAGTGTTCCCGTTACAAAAACAGTAGAAGATGAAGTATTTGCCGGCACATTAAATGAAGAAGGTTTGCTTGAAGTTAGCGTTACTAAACGAGTAGAAGATACTACACTATCAAAAATTATACATCTTGTAGAAGCAGCACAAGCCGAGCGAGCACCTTCTCAAGCATTTGTCGATAAATTTGCGAAATATTATACTCCAGCTATTGTTATTCTAGCTGCATTAATTGCTATTATACCGCCATTAGCTGGTAGTGGAGATTGGAGTACATGGATTTATCAAGGATTAGCTGTACTCGTAGTTGGTTGCCCTTGTGCACTTGTTGTATCTACTCCAGTAGCTGTAGTGACTGCCATTGGAAACGCTGCAAAAAATGGTGTGTTAATTAAAGGCGGTGTTTATTTAGAGGAGACTGGAAACCTTAAAGCCATTGCTCTTGATAAAACTGGAACATTAACAAAAGGGGTTCCTGCTGTCACAGATATTGTAACTTATGCTAGGAATGAAGATGAATTAATGATAATCACAGCAGCGATTGAGAAAGGCTCACAACATCCACTCGCTTCGGCTATTATAAAAAAGGTGGAAGCAAAAGGATTGCATTATAATGATGTATTTATGGAGGAATTTCAGTCTATTACAGGTAAAGGTGTCAAAGCAAAGATAAATAATGAAGTATATTATGTAGGCAGCCCAAGTCTTTTTGAAGAACTGCATAATCAAATAAAAAATAATCAAAAAGAAAAGATTACTGATTTACAAACAGCAGGAAAAACGGTCATGGTTTTAGGAACGGAAACAGAGATTCTTGCATTCATAGCTGTGGCGGATGAAATAAGAGAATCTTCCAAGGAAGTCATCAGCCAATTAAATCATCTTGGAGTTGATACAGTTATGCTGACAGGAGATAATCAACGAACTGCATATGCAATCGGTCAACAAATTGGGGTTGCGGATATTGAAGCTGATTTACTTCCAGAAGATAAGTTGACCTTCATTAAAAAACTTCGAGGGAAACATCATGTGGCAATGGTTGGAGATGGTGTGAATGACGCTCCAGCACTGGCCGCTTCTACGGTTGGTGTAGCCATGGGTGGAGCAGGCACTGATACAGCACTAGAAACTGCAGATATTGCTCTTATGTCAGATGACTTAAATAAGCTGCCGTATACCGTTCAATTAAGCCGAAAAGCTTTGAATATTATCAAACAGAATATTACCTTTTCTCTAGGAATTAAAGCTGTTGCATTATTGTTAGTTGTCCCTGGTTGGTTAACGTTATGGATAGCTATATTCGCAGATATGGGAGCGACATTACTTGTGACATTAAACAGTTTGCGATTATTACGGATTAAAAAACATCATGTAATGAAATAG
- the guaA gene encoding glutamine-hydrolyzing GMP synthase → MENNELVLVLDFGSQYNQLITRRIREFGVYSELHSHKLTAAEIKEMNPKGIILSGGPHSVYGEDSFRCDEEIFHLGIPVLGICYGMQLMSLHFDGKVEASKNREYGKALIELNESPALFKDTPTKQTVWMSHGDKVTAAPPSFVVDATSPSTPIAAISDGEKHMYGVQFHPEVRHSEYGNDVLHSFVFDVCHCAGDWTIANFIEMETEKIQEAVGDRNVLCALSGGVDSSVVAALIHKAIGNQLTCIFVDHGLLRKNEADDVMDVFAEDFQMNIIKVDAKDRFLTKLAGVSDPEQKRKIIGNEFIYVFDDEAAKLKDIDFLAQGTLYTDVIESGTDTAQTIKSHHNVGGLPEDMQFDLIEPLNTLFKDEVRELGSQLGIPDRIVWRQPFPGPGLAIRILGEVTEEHLEIVRESDAILREEIAKAGLDRDIWQYFTVLPNIKSVGVMGDARTYAHTIGIRAVTSIDGMTSDWARIPWDVLETISTRLVNDVDNINRVVYDVTSKPPATIEWE, encoded by the coding sequence ATGGAGAACAATGAATTAGTACTGGTTTTAGATTTTGGCAGTCAATATAACCAATTAATCACACGCCGTATTCGTGAATTTGGCGTGTATAGTGAGCTTCATTCACATAAGCTGACCGCTGCAGAAATTAAGGAAATGAATCCAAAAGGAATTATCCTTTCCGGCGGACCACACAGTGTTTATGGGGAAGACAGCTTCCGTTGTGATGAGGAAATTTTTCATTTAGGCATTCCTGTTCTGGGGATTTGCTACGGCATGCAGTTAATGTCATTGCATTTCGATGGAAAAGTAGAAGCATCCAAAAACCGTGAATATGGAAAAGCATTAATTGAATTAAATGAAAGCCCGGCTCTCTTTAAAGATACACCAACGAAACAAACAGTATGGATGAGCCACGGCGATAAAGTAACCGCAGCACCGCCTTCTTTCGTGGTAGATGCAACCAGTCCGTCGACACCAATTGCTGCCATCAGTGATGGAGAGAAGCATATGTATGGGGTGCAATTCCACCCGGAAGTACGTCACTCTGAGTATGGAAATGATGTATTGCACAGCTTTGTATTCGATGTATGTCATTGTGCAGGAGACTGGACAATTGCCAACTTTATTGAAATGGAAACGGAAAAAATCCAAGAAGCAGTCGGTGACCGCAACGTTCTTTGTGCACTAAGTGGTGGCGTGGATTCCTCTGTTGTAGCAGCGTTAATCCATAAAGCTATCGGCAACCAGCTGACTTGTATCTTTGTTGATCATGGACTTCTTCGTAAAAATGAAGCAGATGATGTCATGGATGTTTTTGCAGAAGACTTCCAGATGAACATTATCAAAGTCGATGCCAAGGACCGTTTCTTAACGAAATTAGCAGGTGTTTCCGATCCGGAACAAAAGCGTAAAATCATCGGCAATGAATTTATCTATGTATTTGACGATGAAGCAGCAAAATTAAAAGATATTGATTTCTTAGCGCAAGGAACGCTTTATACAGACGTGATTGAAAGTGGTACAGACACAGCCCAAACCATCAAATCACATCACAACGTAGGCGGTCTGCCGGAAGATATGCAATTCGATTTGATTGAGCCACTAAACACATTATTTAAAGATGAAGTACGTGAACTTGGTTCCCAGCTTGGCATTCCTGACCGTATCGTTTGGCGCCAGCCATTCCCTGGACCGGGACTTGCTATCCGTATCTTAGGGGAAGTAACGGAAGAACACCTGGAAATCGTTCGTGAATCCGATGCGATTCTTCGGGAAGAAATTGCTAAAGCAGGTCTTGACCGCGATATCTGGCAATACTTCACAGTGCTTCCAAACATCAAGAGTGTTGGTGTGATGGGAGATGCTCGTACGTATGCACATACGATTGGTATTCGTGCGGTGACTTCGATTGATGGCATGACTTCGGATTGGGCGCGGATTCCTTGGGATGTGCTTGAGACGATTTCTACGCGTTTGGTGAATGATGTGGATAATATTAACAGAGTAGTGTATGATGTTACTTCTAAGCCGCCGGCTACGATTGAGTGGGAATAA